One part of the Nostoc sp. PCC 7120 = FACHB-418 genome encodes these proteins:
- a CDS encoding diguanylate cyclase, with the protein MRILLVEDDELIGELLVKSLTSQHYTVDFAKDGQEGWDFAELYTYDLILLDLILPKLDGISFCRQLRASGNQTPILLLTSQDTSITKVTGLDAGADDYVAKPFDFQELLARIRALLRRGGSALPPLLEWNNLRLDPSTCEVACDGKLLHLTPKEYGLLELFLRNSHRIFSCSALIDQLWSFEEPPTEDTVRSHIKGLRQKLKAAGVVEDPIDTVYGIGYRLKPVQPGREEELNTEKVVAAIANPVENEVRKVWEDVVEKIEQRVAVIEQASHKLLQNKVSEEILSKAKVEAHKLAGSLGMFGSDEGSQIAQEIESLLDNGKKLKASGGKHLGQVVEALHQELENLKSGYKTELSVVETKADDRPLVLVIDQDQELVRESRSQGSEAIAPGQLTDARVMIVDDDPQILTTLQTLLSAWGIKVYTLPHPQGFLAARLGNLAEIDTLTLVANRRKSTQELNHYLQWCHTHQQTLSFAVVKLDGLKQINYNYGHEIGDRVLSQLGELLRQMFHSQDVVGRWGGTEFILGMAGITKGEGVRRLGELLKTFRQIEFINTSNQSFHATLSAAVVEYPQDGDKLEVLYQAADIVLHQSKATGRNRVLSS; encoded by the coding sequence ATGAGAATTTTATTAGTAGAAGATGACGAACTGATTGGCGAATTACTTGTTAAGTCGCTAACAAGTCAGCATTATACTGTTGATTTCGCCAAAGACGGACAAGAAGGCTGGGATTTTGCGGAGTTATATACTTATGATTTGATTCTGTTAGATTTGATCTTGCCTAAGCTGGATGGAATTAGTTTCTGTCGGCAGTTACGAGCTAGTGGTAATCAAACTCCTATTCTCCTGTTAACCTCCCAAGATACAAGTATCACTAAGGTTACAGGCTTAGACGCTGGAGCAGATGATTATGTGGCAAAACCTTTTGATTTTCAAGAGTTATTAGCTAGAATTCGGGCTTTATTACGTCGGGGTGGTTCAGCTTTACCGCCTCTGTTGGAATGGAATAACCTCCGGCTTGACCCAAGTACTTGTGAAGTCGCTTGTGATGGAAAACTCTTACATTTAACTCCTAAAGAATACGGTTTGCTAGAACTGTTTCTCCGCAATAGTCACCGCATTTTTAGTTGTAGCGCTTTAATAGACCAATTGTGGTCATTTGAAGAACCACCAACAGAAGATACAGTGAGATCCCATATCAAGGGATTGAGGCAAAAGCTGAAAGCAGCCGGAGTAGTTGAAGATCCCATTGATACAGTTTATGGGATTGGGTATCGGCTCAAACCGGTGCAACCAGGAAGAGAAGAAGAATTAAATACTGAAAAAGTTGTCGCTGCGATCGCCAATCCGGTCGAGAATGAGGTAAGAAAAGTCTGGGAAGATGTAGTAGAGAAAATAGAACAGCGCGTAGCCGTAATTGAACAAGCTTCTCATAAACTGCTACAGAACAAAGTCAGTGAGGAAATACTGTCAAAAGCCAAGGTAGAAGCTCACAAATTAGCTGGTTCTTTGGGAATGTTCGGCTCTGATGAGGGTTCCCAGATAGCACAAGAAATAGAATCTTTGTTAGATAATGGCAAAAAGCTGAAAGCTTCAGGTGGGAAGCATTTGGGGCAAGTGGTTGAGGCATTACACCAAGAATTAGAAAATTTAAAATCTGGGTATAAAACAGAACTATCAGTAGTTGAAACAAAAGCAGACGATCGCCCCTTGGTACTAGTTATTGATCAAGACCAGGAATTAGTCAGGGAGAGCAGGAGTCAGGGTTCAGAGGCGATCGCCCCTGGGCAATTAACAGATGCCAGAGTGATGATTGTAGACGATGACCCGCAAATATTAACTACACTCCAGACTTTACTCAGTGCTTGGGGCATCAAAGTCTATACTCTCCCTCATCCCCAGGGATTTTTGGCAGCGAGGTTAGGGAATTTAGCAGAAATAGATACGCTGACCTTGGTAGCTAATCGCCGTAAATCCACCCAGGAATTAAACCATTACCTTCAGTGGTGTCATACTCACCAGCAAACCCTGAGCTTCGCTGTTGTAAAACTGGATGGACTCAAGCAAATTAATTATAACTATGGTCATGAAATAGGCGATCGCGTCTTATCTCAACTGGGCGAACTGTTAAGGCAAATGTTCCATAGTCAAGATGTAGTCGGACGCTGGGGAGGCACAGAGTTTATCTTAGGAATGGCAGGAATAACCAAAGGTGAAGGGGTAAGGCGGCTAGGGGAATTACTGAAAACTTTCCGGCAAATTGAATTTATTAATACAAGTAATCAATCATTCCACGCCACCTTGAGCGCCGCAGTAGTGGAATATCCCCAAGATGGCGACAAACTTGAAGTGCTATATCAAGCTGCTGACATAGTTCTTCACCAATCAAAGGCAACTGGAAGAAATCGGGTGTTGAGTAGTTGA
- a CDS encoding PAS domain S-box protein, whose protein sequence is MSELLYTFFISVPYWHPHDWLSGVIKTITAIISLYTAFICVKLIAKAGKFPSQVQLEVTNQKLQQAILNSANYTIISTTPDGIILTFNAAAQRWLGYTAEEVIGKKTPEMIHDKNEVVKVAQELSQELGVTIEPGFEAFVAKARLGQVEEREWTYIRKDGSRFPVLLSVTPLYDAEKNITGFLGIGSDITARKAAEAALRESEYRYATLAQTAPVGIFRNDAFGRCIFANERACNLIGSPLKDILGEGWIQSLHPDDRLRIVREWNQAVQQNLPFKAEYRFRHPNNVINWVIYQAIPERGSNGEVTGYIGTMTDINDRKRAEEELLHLSQALESAVEGISQLDTQGHYIKVNPAYAKITGYKPEEMIGMEWALTVHPDDKEKMMAAYHQMLKNGKVEIEARAMRKDGSAFYKQVVMVKAYNQQQECIGHYCFMKDISDRREVERLKDEFVSVVSHELRTPLTSISGALDLLASGVVPAGSEDAQRMLNIAANNTDRLVRLINDILDIERIESGKIQIAPQACNAADLMTQSVEVMEELAEQAGIQLSMSPLSAHLWADSDRIIQVFTNLISNAIKFSPTGATVWVTAKILEKGELEKSQTPIPLYPQTPIPLYPHTPIILFAVKDQGRGIPADKLESIFERFGQVDASDSRKKGGTGLGLAICRSILQHHGGQIWAESTSGEGSTFSFTLPIFPEEQNKEEEFLHLSHAAPQQPTESISPLILHCDDDLSVRAVVQVILEKQGYRVMTVASGKEAVEKAKVNQPDAIILNLMMPEIDGWETLALLKQQQETKDVPVIILSGVIPDHSKELPHDVSDWIIKPPDVKLLCQALEKATTKQQVIKVLVVEDDPDLAQVLIAMFNRHGISTFYAQTGREAIQISQNIIPDFLVLDLGLPECDGFAVVDWLRQYQRLYHVPLVVYTARDLDESDRQRLKLGQTLFLTKGRINPQEFEQRVITLLNRIICN, encoded by the coding sequence ATGTCCGAATTATTATATACATTTTTTATCTCAGTCCCTTATTGGCATCCTCATGATTGGTTATCTGGAGTCATCAAAACGATTACAGCCATCATTTCTCTGTATACAGCGTTTATATGTGTGAAACTAATTGCAAAAGCTGGGAAATTTCCTAGCCAAGTACAGTTAGAAGTAACAAATCAAAAATTGCAACAGGCAATTTTAAACAGTGCCAATTACACAATTATTTCCACCACACCAGACGGCATAATTCTGACATTTAATGCGGCTGCACAGCGATGGCTGGGATACACCGCCGAAGAAGTGATTGGTAAAAAAACCCCAGAGATGATCCACGACAAAAATGAAGTCGTGAAAGTGGCACAAGAACTATCTCAAGAATTAGGGGTAACCATTGAACCTGGATTTGAGGCTTTTGTGGCTAAAGCACGACTGGGACAGGTGGAAGAACGGGAATGGACTTACATTCGTAAAGATGGTTCGCGTTTCCCAGTGCTGCTATCTGTTACACCTTTGTATGATGCAGAGAAAAATATTACGGGTTTTCTGGGTATTGGTAGTGATATTACTGCACGCAAGGCAGCAGAAGCAGCTCTACGAGAAAGCGAATATCGTTACGCCACCCTGGCGCAAACTGCACCAGTCGGAATTTTTCGTAATGATGCTTTTGGGCGGTGCATTTTTGCCAATGAAAGAGCTTGCAATTTAATTGGTTCACCTCTCAAAGACATATTGGGTGAAGGCTGGATACAATCCTTGCATCCAGACGATCGCCTGCGTATTGTGAGGGAATGGAATCAAGCAGTACAACAAAATTTACCGTTTAAAGCAGAGTATCGTTTTCGCCATCCCAATAACGTCATTAACTGGGTGATTTACCAAGCAATCCCCGAAAGAGGAAGTAATGGAGAGGTGACAGGATACATTGGCACAATGACGGATATTAACGATCGCAAACGAGCAGAAGAAGAACTGCTTCACCTCAGCCAAGCCTTGGAAAGCGCTGTGGAAGGTATCTCTCAGTTAGATACTCAGGGACATTACATCAAAGTAAATCCAGCCTATGCCAAAATAACTGGCTACAAACCAGAAGAAATGATTGGTATGGAGTGGGCATTAACTGTCCATCCAGATGACAAAGAAAAAATGATGGCTGCCTATCACCAAATGCTGAAAAACGGCAAGGTAGAAATCGAAGCTAGAGCCATGCGTAAAGATGGTTCAGCCTTTTATAAACAAGTAGTAATGGTCAAAGCCTATAACCAACAGCAGGAATGTATAGGCCATTATTGCTTTATGAAAGATATCAGCGATCGCCGTGAAGTCGAACGTCTCAAAGATGAATTTGTCTCTGTCGTCAGTCACGAATTACGCACCCCCTTAACTTCCATTTCCGGGGCTTTAGACTTATTAGCTAGTGGAGTGGTGCCGGCAGGTTCTGAAGATGCCCAAAGGATGCTGAACATAGCCGCTAATAATACTGATAGATTGGTGCGTCTGATCAATGACATCCTAGATATTGAACGCATTGAGTCGGGAAAAATCCAAATTGCCCCCCAAGCTTGCAATGCTGCCGACTTAATGACCCAATCAGTAGAAGTTATGGAGGAATTAGCAGAGCAAGCGGGAATACAATTATCAATGTCACCTCTATCGGCTCATCTCTGGGCAGATTCTGATCGCATCATCCAAGTATTTACTAACCTCATCAGCAATGCGATTAAATTCTCCCCTACTGGTGCCACAGTTTGGGTGACTGCTAAAATTCTCGAAAAAGGGGAATTAGAAAAATCCCAAACCCCTATACCCCTATACCCCCAAACCCCTATACCCCTATACCCCCATACCCCTATTATCCTGTTTGCAGTCAAAGACCAAGGTCGGGGTATTCCGGCTGATAAACTGGAATCTATCTTTGAGCGTTTTGGGCAAGTCGATGCCTCCGATTCTCGTAAAAAAGGTGGCACAGGTTTAGGCTTGGCTATCTGTCGCAGCATTTTGCAGCATCATGGAGGACAAATCTGGGCTGAAAGCACTTCGGGCGAGGGCAGTACCTTCTCTTTTACCTTGCCAATTTTTCCAGAAGAGCAGAATAAAGAGGAAGAGTTTCTCCATCTTTCCCACGCCGCACCTCAGCAACCCACTGAATCAATCTCTCCTCTGATATTGCATTGCGATGATGATCTTTCCGTGCGGGCTGTTGTGCAAGTCATCCTCGAAAAGCAAGGTTATCGAGTCATGACCGTAGCATCAGGAAAAGAAGCTGTAGAAAAGGCGAAAGTCAACCAACCTGATGCAATTATTCTCAATCTCATGATGCCAGAGATTGATGGTTGGGAAACATTAGCACTGCTAAAACAGCAGCAAGAAACTAAAGACGTTCCCGTAATTATTCTTAGTGGTGTCATACCTGATCATAGTAAAGAACTTCCCCATGATGTTAGTGATTGGATTATCAAACCTCCCGACGTGAAGTTGTTATGCCAAGCTTTAGAAAAAGCCACCACCAAGCAACAAGTCATCAAAGTACTAGTTGTAGAAGATGACCCAGATTTAGCACAAGTATTGATTGCTATGTTCAATCGTCATGGTATTTCTACCTTCTATGCTCAAACAGGACGAGAAGCCATTCAAATTAGTCAAAATATCATTCCTGACTTTTTGGTACTAGATTTGGGATTACCCGAATGCGATGGTTTTGCCGTGGTGGACTGGTTACGGCAGTATCAGCGTTTGTATCATGTACCTTTAGTAGTTTACACAGCCCGCGATTTAGATGAGAGCGATCGCCAAAGATTAAAATTAGGGCAAACATTGTTTCTCACTAAAGGACGCATTAACCCCCAAGAATTTGAGCAGCGTGTCATTACCTTACTCAACAGAATAATTTGCAATTAG